From a single Brassica oleracea var. oleracea cultivar TO1000 chromosome C5, BOL, whole genome shotgun sequence genomic region:
- the LOC106344652 gene encoding uncharacterized protein LOC106344652, producing the protein MRLIYLFVIMGVVMGRDEKVNIPHIYIKLVMDLDKLRKFHWGLHSYDFLLSSIEKARKKLVKKNSYIFEGFSYAFQIWIMEAIPDFGEICGRRVTDSFRVPSCSNWKGVAKVSNEDIIQLENSFTEKGDLFSVISVTGNGDVFLHADYTRKDEMEDERVDFLLNRIKNKFDWSNTKWPVIEPEETEMEEADIEDIKSEADKSVNDTDIAEDVGTSSVNVTGKGKRKIHDEGAETRKKKLLCKQTTEVNRESKSFIEGLVHSSVNSLGIYSERKWRIWRACLKREWKHGE; encoded by the exons ATGAGGTTGATCTACTTGTTCGTGATAATGGGTGTGGTGATGGGGAGAGATGAGAAGGTGAACATCCCTCATATATACATCAAGCTGGTGATGGATCTTGACAAGCTTCGGAAGTTCCATTGGGGTCTTCACTCGTATGACTTCTTGCTGAGTTCCATTGAGAAGGCTAGGAAGAAGTTGGTTAAGAAGAACAGCTACATTTTCGAGGGTTTCTCCTATGCTTTCCAGATTTGGATTATGGAAGCAATTCCGGATTTTGGAGAAATATGTGGCAGAAGAGTCACAGACAGTTTCAGAGTTCCAAGTTGTAGCAATTGGAAAGGAGTTGCAAAAGTTTCTAATGAAGACATCATTCAACTTGAGAACTCATTTACTGAGAAG GGTGACTTGTTCTCGGTCATCTCAGTGACCGGTAATGGTGATGTGTTTTTGCATGCTGATTATACAAGAAAGGATGAGATGGAAGATGAACGAGTGGACTTTCTTCTCAATAGGATTAAAAACAAGTTTGATTGGAGCAATACAAAATGGCCAGTTATAGAACCTGAAGAGACTGAAATGGAGGAAGCCGATATAGAGGATATAAAGTCAGAAGCTGATAAGAGTGTGAATGATACTGATATTGCAGAAGACGTGGGGACATCTTCGGTTAATGTTACTGGAAAAGGCAAGAGAAAAATTCACGATGAAGGAGCCGAGACAAGAAAGAAGAAGTTGTTGTGTAAGCAAACAACAGAAGTTAATCGTGAAAGTAAGAGTTTCATTGAGGGTTTAGTCCACTCATCTGTCAATTCCTTGGGGATATACTCAGAACGCAAATGGCGAATATGGAGAGCATGTTTAAAGAGAGAATGGAAACATGGGGAGTGA
- the LOC106344653 gene encoding uncharacterized protein LOC106344653 — protein MPTDASTSEENERNPCDIGAASSIVKGAKHNENKKGKMKQSEVDGDDYDADKHNEKKKGKMKQDEVEGDDYDADKINSEKENREKLAKSQVVELVKTGDLFLNKTVLKAICADKVCFWGARAECLKGSTYFIIKKYVGVHSCAPSSKTSAGKTTSAGKTASAKTIGSLLMHKYEGIKEGPKAKDIVQIMRNDYGCEISDSLAWDSREYAVNAVRAWDSREYAVNAVRGIPEESYGKIPKYLHMLREANPAFGQSIRGFNTVMRRVIVVDGTFLKSKFKGVLLVATAIDGNSNLYPIAFGIVDSENEQSWEWFMRQLKVVVADDNGLAFILDRQVSIAKALEKVYPLARHGICIHYLLNNVISYFKGKGLAGLISKASKA, from the exons ATGCCAACTGATGCAAGTACTAGTGAAGAGAACGAGCGAAATCCTTGTGACATTGGGGCCGCTTCAAGTATTGTTAAGGGAGCTAAGCATAACGAGAATAAGAAAGGGAAGATGAAGCAAAGTGAAGTTGATGGAGATGATTATGATGCTGACAAGCATAACGAGAAGAAGAAAGGAAAGATGAAGCAAGACGAGGTTGAAGGAGATGATTATGATGCTGACAAGATCAATTCTGAAAAAGAAAACAGAGAAAAATTGGCAAAGAGTCAGGTGGTGGAATTGGTTAAGACGGGAGATCTTTTCCTCAACAAAACAGTTTTGAAAGCGAT ATGCGCTGATAAGGTGTGCTTTTGGGGTGCTCGAGCTGAGTGTTTGAAGGGCTCCACATATTTTATTATTAAGAAGTATGTCGGTGTACATTCATGCGCACCTTCAAGCAAAACCAGTGCCGGAAAGACAACCAGTGCCGGAAAGACAGCTTCAGCGAAAACGATAGGCAGTCTGCTAATGCATAAATATGAAGGTATCAAGGAAGGGCCTAAAGCGAAAGATATTGTTCAGATTATGCGTAATGATTATGGATGTGAGATCTCTGATTCTTTAGCATGGGATTCCCGTGAATATGCAGTCAACGCTGTTAGAG CATGGGATTCCCGTGAATATGCAGTCAACGCTGTTAGAGGTATTCCAGAGGAAAGTTATGGGAAAATACCAAAATACTTGCACATGCTGCGAGAGGCCAATCCGG CGTTTGGTCAATCGATCAGAGGCTTTAACACAGTCATGAGGCGTGTCATTGTTGTCGATGGAACATTCTTGAAGAGTAAATTCAAAGGGGTGCTACTGGTTGCAACTGCTATAGATGGAAATTCAAATTTATATCCTATTGCATTTGGGATAGTAGACTCTGAGAATGAACAGTCTTGGGAATGGTTTATGAGACAATTAAAAGTTGTTGTTGCTGATGATAATGGTTTGGCTTTTATTTTGGATAGACAAGTGTCAATAGCGAAGGCACTGGAGAAAGTGTATCCGCTAGCGAGACATGGTATTTGTATTCATTATTTGTTGAATAATGTGATATCGTATTTCAAGGGTAAGGGATTAGCTGGGTTGATTTCTAAGGCTTCAAAGGCTTAA
- the LOC106344043 gene encoding uncharacterized protein LOC106344043 isoform X1 yields the protein MLSGGLRRVIRQRWKLGTVKTSKGSLGRSLITAEINTVTRDCNSIRTLRASLDPDKTLTRLLTLTTHRGQLLKMLVVKRVRTILLDPSCSGSGTIIDRLDHLLPSHSAAGPDFNSRRKLFIKQLCRLRRKSLQCHLQHGASKLS from the exons ATGTTGAGTGGGGG TCTCAGGAGAGTGATACGTCAGCGTTGGAAGCTAGGAACGGTAAAGACATCCAAGGGATCCCTTGGGAGAAGCTTAATTACAGCCGAGATCAATACCGTCACTAGAGATTGCAACAGTATAAGAACTTTGAGAGCCTCTTTAGATCCAGACAAGACCTTGACAAG GCTGCTTACTTTAACGACTCACAGAGGACAGCTACTAAAGATGCTGGTCGTGAAAAGA GTTCGAACTATATTGTTGGATCCTTCTTGCTCTGGCTCTGGAACCATTATAGATCGTCTGGACCATCTCCTTCCTTCTCATTCAGCAG CAGGTCCAGATTTCAATTCCCGGAGAAAGTTATTTATTAAACAATTATGCAGGCTACGGAGGAAAAGCTTACAATGTCATCTTCAACATGGTGCAAGTAAACTCAGTTAG
- the LOC106344043 gene encoding uncharacterized protein LOC106344043 isoform X3, whose product MLSGGRVIRQRWKLGTVKTSKGSLGRSLITAEINTVTRDCNSIRTLRASLDPDKTLTRLLTLTTHRGQLLKMLVVKRVRTILLDPSCSGSGTIIDRLDHLLPSHSAAGPDFNSRRKLFIKQLCRLRRKSLQCHLQHGASKLS is encoded by the exons ATGTTGAGTGGGGG GAGAGTGATACGTCAGCGTTGGAAGCTAGGAACGGTAAAGACATCCAAGGGATCCCTTGGGAGAAGCTTAATTACAGCCGAGATCAATACCGTCACTAGAGATTGCAACAGTATAAGAACTTTGAGAGCCTCTTTAGATCCAGACAAGACCTTGACAAG GCTGCTTACTTTAACGACTCACAGAGGACAGCTACTAAAGATGCTGGTCGTGAAAAGA GTTCGAACTATATTGTTGGATCCTTCTTGCTCTGGCTCTGGAACCATTATAGATCGTCTGGACCATCTCCTTCCTTCTCATTCAGCAG CAGGTCCAGATTTCAATTCCCGGAGAAAGTTATTTATTAAACAATTATGCAGGCTACGGAGGAAAAGCTTACAATGTCATCTTCAACATGGTGCAAGTAAACTCAGTTAG
- the LOC106344043 gene encoding uncharacterized protein LOC106344043 isoform X2: MITSLRRVIRQRWKLGTVKTSKGSLGRSLITAEINTVTRDCNSIRTLRASLDPDKTLTRLLTLTTHRGQLLKMLVVKRVRTILLDPSCSGSGTIIDRLDHLLPSHSAAGPDFNSRRKLFIKQLCRLRRKSLQCHLQHGASKLS, encoded by the exons ATGATTACGAG TCTCAGGAGAGTGATACGTCAGCGTTGGAAGCTAGGAACGGTAAAGACATCCAAGGGATCCCTTGGGAGAAGCTTAATTACAGCCGAGATCAATACCGTCACTAGAGATTGCAACAGTATAAGAACTTTGAGAGCCTCTTTAGATCCAGACAAGACCTTGACAAG GCTGCTTACTTTAACGACTCACAGAGGACAGCTACTAAAGATGCTGGTCGTGAAAAGA GTTCGAACTATATTGTTGGATCCTTCTTGCTCTGGCTCTGGAACCATTATAGATCGTCTGGACCATCTCCTTCCTTCTCATTCAGCAG CAGGTCCAGATTTCAATTCCCGGAGAAAGTTATTTATTAAACAATTATGCAGGCTACGGAGGAAAAGCTTACAATGTCATCTTCAACATGGTGCAAGTAAACTCAGTTAG
- the LOC106344043 gene encoding uncharacterized protein LOC106344043 isoform X4 — translation MITRRVIRQRWKLGTVKTSKGSLGRSLITAEINTVTRDCNSIRTLRASLDPDKTLTRLLTLTTHRGQLLKMLVVKRVRTILLDPSCSGSGTIIDRLDHLLPSHSAAGPDFNSRRKLFIKQLCRLRRKSLQCHLQHGASKLS, via the exons ATGATTACGAG GAGAGTGATACGTCAGCGTTGGAAGCTAGGAACGGTAAAGACATCCAAGGGATCCCTTGGGAGAAGCTTAATTACAGCCGAGATCAATACCGTCACTAGAGATTGCAACAGTATAAGAACTTTGAGAGCCTCTTTAGATCCAGACAAGACCTTGACAAG GCTGCTTACTTTAACGACTCACAGAGGACAGCTACTAAAGATGCTGGTCGTGAAAAGA GTTCGAACTATATTGTTGGATCCTTCTTGCTCTGGCTCTGGAACCATTATAGATCGTCTGGACCATCTCCTTCCTTCTCATTCAGCAG CAGGTCCAGATTTCAATTCCCGGAGAAAGTTATTTATTAAACAATTATGCAGGCTACGGAGGAAAAGCTTACAATGTCATCTTCAACATGGTGCAAGTAAACTCAGTTAG
- the LOC106344043 gene encoding uncharacterized protein LOC106344043 isoform X5 — protein sequence MLIFSLRRVIRQRWKLGTVKTSKGSLGRSLITAEINTVTRDCNSIRTLRASLDPDKTLTRLLTLTTHRGQLLKMLVVKRVRTILLDPSCSGSGTIIDRLDHLLPSHSAGYGGKAYNVIFNMVQVNSVRRGSS from the exons ATGTTAATCTTTAGTCTCAGGAGAGTGATACGTCAGCGTTGGAAGCTAGGAACGGTAAAGACATCCAAGGGATCCCTTGGGAGAAGCTTAATTACAGCCGAGATCAATACCGTCACTAGAGATTGCAACAGTATAAGAACTTTGAGAGCCTCTTTAGATCCAGACAAGACCTTGACAAG GCTGCTTACTTTAACGACTCACAGAGGACAGCTACTAAAGATGCTGGTCGTGAAAAGA GTTCGAACTATATTGTTGGATCCTTCTTGCTCTGGCTCTGGAACCATTATAGATCGTCTGGACCATCTCCTTCCTTCTCATTCAGCAG GCTACGGAGGAAAAGCTTACAATGTCATCTTCAACATGGTGCAAGTAAACTCAGTTAGACGTGGATCTTCATAG
- the LOC106343563 gene encoding 50S ribosomal protein L11, chloroplastic: MASSALSTLCSSASSSLQPKSNSLSAKLSSKANVSVQFLGKRQSPLLSSTPRFLTVIAMAPPKPGGKAKKVVGLIKLALEAGKATPAPPVGPALGSKGVNIMAFCKDYNARTADKAGYIIPVEITVFDDKSFTFILKTPPASVLLLKAAGVEKGSKDPKQDKVGVITIDQLSTIAAEKLPDLNCTTIESAMRIIAGTAANMGIDIDPPVLEPKKKAVLL; encoded by the exons ATGGCGTCTTCTGCTCTATCAACTCTCTGCAGCTCCGCTTCGTCTTCACTTCAGCCCAAATCAAATTCTCTTTCTGCTAAGTTATCCTCCAAAGCAAATGTATCAGTCCAGTTCCTGGGAAAGAGACAGTCCCCACTTCTCTCCTCAACCCCGAGATTTCTCACCGTCATCGCCATGGCTCCACCCAAACCTGGAGGCAAAGCGAAGAAAG TTGTGGGGCTTATAAAACTGGCTCTTGAGGCCGGGAAAGCAACTCCGGCTCCTCCGGTAGGTCCGGCCCTTGGTTCGAAGGGAGTCAACATTATGGCTTTCTGCAAGGATTATAATGCTAGAACCGCTGATAAAGCCGGTTACATCATTCCTGTCGAAATCACCGTCTTCGAT GATAAGAGCTTCACCTTTATCCTCAAGACCCCGCCTGCTTCGGTTTTGTTGCTTAAGGCTGCAG GTGTTGAGAAGGGATCGAAAGATCCAAAGCAAGATAAAGTTGGGGTGATAACAATAGACCAGCTTAGCACAATCGCAGCAGAGAAGCTGCCCGATCTGAACTGCACGACCATTGAATCCGCTATGAGAATCATTGCAGGAACTGCAGCGAACATGGGGATCGACATAGACCCTCCAGTTCTTGAACCCAAAAAGAAAGCTGTTTTGTTGTAA
- the LOC106293367 gene encoding UPF0496 protein At1g20180-like isoform X1 encodes MMKVKSFIGSRLKTYSARQAENSEKECLRSLTCKLSVNEEYKEAFRTNSYLEIRTKAEDQLGITFFSKLSSPSSSDLSFHSHFTHYLLDPPQETLDALMQDTSFHYLLVKFFDFSSEACDVCESLLQCIQQIKINHMKVKRVIKIGKKVCNGAKTPEYSPEKLCALIFQELSRYAVLKNPLYCIINEAQFPRVNDANSDLLARLKSKRRRIRRKIRLFTFCKKLGGYSLKISHIAIVITFLIVALHSILGVLAAPVLLGLCCLLRKKKTKRKMENKSKTDTKLEKLGAQMDIAAKGTFIIMNDLDTLSRLAGRLCDEIEHRKAVAAMCAKSGKVEVLKEALRAFNGNEERFSELLQELEEHLYLCFHTINISRRLVLAQTTGPSS; translated from the exons ATGATGAAAGTGAAGAGTTTTATTGGTTCTAGATTGAAGACTTACTCAGCAAGACAAG CAGAAAATTCTGAGAAGGAATGTCTCCGTAGCTTGACGTGCAAGCTAAGTGTTAACGAGGAGTACAAGGAAGCTTTCAGGACAAACTCCTACTTAGAAATTCGAACAAAAGCTGAAGATCAATTAGGCATAACATTCTTTAGCAAACTCTCTTCTCCTTCATCCTCAGATCTGAGCTTCCATTCACACTTCACCCATTACTTGCTCGACCCTCCTCAAGAAACTCTCGATGCTCTTATGCAAGACACGAGTTTCCACTATCTTCTAGTTAAGTTCTTTGACTTTAGCTCTGAGGCTTGTGATGTATGCGAGTCTCTCCTTCAATGCATCCAACAAATCAAGATCAATCACATGAAAGTCAAAAGGGTTATCAAGATCGGGAAAAAGGTTTGTAATGGTGCTAAAACCCCGGAGTATTCACCCGAAAAGTTATGTGCTTTGATATTTCAAGAGCTCTCGAGATACGCCGTGCTGAAAAACCCTTTGTATTGTATCATCAACGAAGCTCAGTTTCCCAGAGTTAATGATGCAAACTCGGATTTGCTCGCTAGATTGAAATCGAAAAGGAGAAGAATCAGAAGAAAAATCAGGTTATTTACATTTTGCAAGAAGCTAGGAGGTTATAGTCTAAAGATTTCTCATATCGCGATTGTTATTACGTTTCTGATAGTGGCATTACACAGCATACTCGGTGTTCTAGCAGCTCCTGTTTTACTCGGTTTATGCTGTCTTTTGAGGAAGAAGAAAACAAAAAGAAAGATGGAAAATAAGAGCAAGACTGATACAAAGCTAGAGAAGCTGGGGGCACAAATGGATATAGCAGCTAAAGGAACGTTCATAATAATGAATGATTTGGATACGTTGAGTAGACTTGCTGGGAGATTATGCGATGAGATAGAGCATAGAAAAGCCGTAGCTGCTATGTGCGCAAAGAGTGGGAAGGTTGAAGTGTTAAAGGAAGCCTTGAGAGCGTTTAATGGGAATGAAGAAAGATTCTCAGAGCTATTGCAAGAGCTTGAAGAACATCTCTACCTATGTTTCCACACTATTAATATATCAAGAAGATTAGTGTTAGCGCAAACCACAGGACCAAGTTCTTGA
- the LOC106293367 gene encoding UPF0496 protein At1g20180-like isoform X4 → MMKVKSFIGSRLKTYSARQENSEKECLRSLTCKLSVNEEYKEAFRTNSYLEIRTKAEDQLGITFFSKLSSPSSSDLSFHSHFTHYLLDPPQETLDALMQDTSFHYLLVKFFDFSSEACDVCESLLQCIQQIKINHMKVKRVIKIGKKVCNGAKTPEYSPEKLCALIFQELSRYAVLKNPLYCIINEAQFPRVNDANSDLLARLKSKRRRIRRKISILGVLAAPVLLGLCCLLRKKKTKRKMENKSKTDTKLEKLGAQMDIAAKGTFIIMNDLDTLSRLAGRLCDEIEHRKAVAAMCAKSGKVEVLKEALRAFNGNEERFSELLQELEEHLYLCFHTINISRRLVLAQTTGPSS, encoded by the exons ATGATGAAAGTGAAGAGTTTTATTGGTTCTAGATTGAAGACTTACTCAGCAAGACAAG AAAATTCTGAGAAGGAATGTCTCCGTAGCTTGACGTGCAAGCTAAGTGTTAACGAGGAGTACAAGGAAGCTTTCAGGACAAACTCCTACTTAGAAATTCGAACAAAAGCTGAAGATCAATTAGGCATAACATTCTTTAGCAAACTCTCTTCTCCTTCATCCTCAGATCTGAGCTTCCATTCACACTTCACCCATTACTTGCTCGACCCTCCTCAAGAAACTCTCGATGCTCTTATGCAAGACACGAGTTTCCACTATCTTCTAGTTAAGTTCTTTGACTTTAGCTCTGAGGCTTGTGATGTATGCGAGTCTCTCCTTCAATGCATCCAACAAATCAAGATCAATCACATGAAAGTCAAAAGGGTTATCAAGATCGGGAAAAAGGTTTGTAATGGTGCTAAAACCCCGGAGTATTCACCCGAAAAGTTATGTGCTTTGATATTTCAAGAGCTCTCGAGATACGCCGTGCTGAAAAACCCTTTGTATTGTATCATCAACGAAGCTCAGTTTCCCAGAGTTAATGATGCAAACTCGGATTTGCTCGCTAGATTGAAATCGAAAAGGAGAAGAATCAGAAGAAAAATCAG CATACTCGGTGTTCTAGCAGCTCCTGTTTTACTCGGTTTATGCTGTCTTTTGAGGAAGAAGAAAACAAAAAGAAAGATGGAAAATAAGAGCAAGACTGATACAAAGCTAGAGAAGCTGGGGGCACAAATGGATATAGCAGCTAAAGGAACGTTCATAATAATGAATGATTTGGATACGTTGAGTAGACTTGCTGGGAGATTATGCGATGAGATAGAGCATAGAAAAGCCGTAGCTGCTATGTGCGCAAAGAGTGGGAAGGTTGAAGTGTTAAAGGAAGCCTTGAGAGCGTTTAATGGGAATGAAGAAAGATTCTCAGAGCTATTGCAAGAGCTTGAAGAACATCTCTACCTATGTTTCCACACTATTAATATATCAAGAAGATTAGTGTTAGCGCAAACCACAGGACCAAGTTCTTGA
- the LOC106293367 gene encoding UPF0496 protein At1g20180-like isoform X3 has product MMKVKSFIGSRLKTYSARQAENSEKECLRSLTCKLSVNEEYKEAFRTNSYLEIRTKAEDQLGITFFSKLSSPSSSDLSFHSHFTHYLLDPPQETLDALMQDTSFHYLLVKFFDFSSEACDVCESLLQCIQQIKINHMKVKRVIKIGKKVCNGAKTPEYSPEKLCALIFQELSRYAVLKNPLYCIINEAQFPRVNDANSDLLARLKSKRRRIRRKISILGVLAAPVLLGLCCLLRKKKTKRKMENKSKTDTKLEKLGAQMDIAAKGTFIIMNDLDTLSRLAGRLCDEIEHRKAVAAMCAKSGKVEVLKEALRAFNGNEERFSELLQELEEHLYLCFHTINISRRLVLAQTTGPSS; this is encoded by the exons ATGATGAAAGTGAAGAGTTTTATTGGTTCTAGATTGAAGACTTACTCAGCAAGACAAG CAGAAAATTCTGAGAAGGAATGTCTCCGTAGCTTGACGTGCAAGCTAAGTGTTAACGAGGAGTACAAGGAAGCTTTCAGGACAAACTCCTACTTAGAAATTCGAACAAAAGCTGAAGATCAATTAGGCATAACATTCTTTAGCAAACTCTCTTCTCCTTCATCCTCAGATCTGAGCTTCCATTCACACTTCACCCATTACTTGCTCGACCCTCCTCAAGAAACTCTCGATGCTCTTATGCAAGACACGAGTTTCCACTATCTTCTAGTTAAGTTCTTTGACTTTAGCTCTGAGGCTTGTGATGTATGCGAGTCTCTCCTTCAATGCATCCAACAAATCAAGATCAATCACATGAAAGTCAAAAGGGTTATCAAGATCGGGAAAAAGGTTTGTAATGGTGCTAAAACCCCGGAGTATTCACCCGAAAAGTTATGTGCTTTGATATTTCAAGAGCTCTCGAGATACGCCGTGCTGAAAAACCCTTTGTATTGTATCATCAACGAAGCTCAGTTTCCCAGAGTTAATGATGCAAACTCGGATTTGCTCGCTAGATTGAAATCGAAAAGGAGAAGAATCAGAAGAAAAATCAG CATACTCGGTGTTCTAGCAGCTCCTGTTTTACTCGGTTTATGCTGTCTTTTGAGGAAGAAGAAAACAAAAAGAAAGATGGAAAATAAGAGCAAGACTGATACAAAGCTAGAGAAGCTGGGGGCACAAATGGATATAGCAGCTAAAGGAACGTTCATAATAATGAATGATTTGGATACGTTGAGTAGACTTGCTGGGAGATTATGCGATGAGATAGAGCATAGAAAAGCCGTAGCTGCTATGTGCGCAAAGAGTGGGAAGGTTGAAGTGTTAAAGGAAGCCTTGAGAGCGTTTAATGGGAATGAAGAAAGATTCTCAGAGCTATTGCAAGAGCTTGAAGAACATCTCTACCTATGTTTCCACACTATTAATATATCAAGAAGATTAGTGTTAGCGCAAACCACAGGACCAAGTTCTTGA
- the LOC106293367 gene encoding UPF0496 protein At1g20180-like isoform X2 produces the protein MMKVKSFIGSRLKTYSARQENSEKECLRSLTCKLSVNEEYKEAFRTNSYLEIRTKAEDQLGITFFSKLSSPSSSDLSFHSHFTHYLLDPPQETLDALMQDTSFHYLLVKFFDFSSEACDVCESLLQCIQQIKINHMKVKRVIKIGKKVCNGAKTPEYSPEKLCALIFQELSRYAVLKNPLYCIINEAQFPRVNDANSDLLARLKSKRRRIRRKIRLFTFCKKLGGYSLKISHIAIVITFLIVALHSILGVLAAPVLLGLCCLLRKKKTKRKMENKSKTDTKLEKLGAQMDIAAKGTFIIMNDLDTLSRLAGRLCDEIEHRKAVAAMCAKSGKVEVLKEALRAFNGNEERFSELLQELEEHLYLCFHTINISRRLVLAQTTGPSS, from the exons ATGATGAAAGTGAAGAGTTTTATTGGTTCTAGATTGAAGACTTACTCAGCAAGACAAG AAAATTCTGAGAAGGAATGTCTCCGTAGCTTGACGTGCAAGCTAAGTGTTAACGAGGAGTACAAGGAAGCTTTCAGGACAAACTCCTACTTAGAAATTCGAACAAAAGCTGAAGATCAATTAGGCATAACATTCTTTAGCAAACTCTCTTCTCCTTCATCCTCAGATCTGAGCTTCCATTCACACTTCACCCATTACTTGCTCGACCCTCCTCAAGAAACTCTCGATGCTCTTATGCAAGACACGAGTTTCCACTATCTTCTAGTTAAGTTCTTTGACTTTAGCTCTGAGGCTTGTGATGTATGCGAGTCTCTCCTTCAATGCATCCAACAAATCAAGATCAATCACATGAAAGTCAAAAGGGTTATCAAGATCGGGAAAAAGGTTTGTAATGGTGCTAAAACCCCGGAGTATTCACCCGAAAAGTTATGTGCTTTGATATTTCAAGAGCTCTCGAGATACGCCGTGCTGAAAAACCCTTTGTATTGTATCATCAACGAAGCTCAGTTTCCCAGAGTTAATGATGCAAACTCGGATTTGCTCGCTAGATTGAAATCGAAAAGGAGAAGAATCAGAAGAAAAATCAGGTTATTTACATTTTGCAAGAAGCTAGGAGGTTATAGTCTAAAGATTTCTCATATCGCGATTGTTATTACGTTTCTGATAGTGGCATTACACAGCATACTCGGTGTTCTAGCAGCTCCTGTTTTACTCGGTTTATGCTGTCTTTTGAGGAAGAAGAAAACAAAAAGAAAGATGGAAAATAAGAGCAAGACTGATACAAAGCTAGAGAAGCTGGGGGCACAAATGGATATAGCAGCTAAAGGAACGTTCATAATAATGAATGATTTGGATACGTTGAGTAGACTTGCTGGGAGATTATGCGATGAGATAGAGCATAGAAAAGCCGTAGCTGCTATGTGCGCAAAGAGTGGGAAGGTTGAAGTGTTAAAGGAAGCCTTGAGAGCGTTTAATGGGAATGAAGAAAGATTCTCAGAGCTATTGCAAGAGCTTGAAGAACATCTCTACCTATGTTTCCACACTATTAATATATCAAGAAGATTAGTGTTAGCGCAAACCACAGGACCAAGTTCTTGA